CAACGAGATCTATGTGCTGGAAGGTAACAAAGCAAAGAAACGTAAAGTAGTAGCCGGTCGTATTGTAGGCGACCAGGTAGAAATACGGGAAGGGCTGAACGAAGGTGAAACGGTGATCACCAGCGGCCAGATCAACCTGACAGATGGCGCTGCTGTTGCCATCCAGGCTGGTAACAAGTAAGCGAAGAAATGTATCTGGTGTCTGACCAAATTTTTGAATCATGAAGATCACAGAAGTATCAATTAAACGTCCGACTATAGTGGTGGTGGTATTTACCATCCTCACCCTGCTGGGCGTGATGAGCTATAAAACGCTGAATTATGAGCTGTTGCCGAAGTTCAGCTCCCCTATCGTAACTATCTCCACTGTATATCCGGGTGCATCGCCTAACGAGGTGGAGAGTACGATTACAAAGAAGATAGAGGATGCGATTGCATCTATGGAAAAGATCAAGAAGATCACTTCTAAATCTTCTGAAAGCCTTTCCGTTATTACCGTTGAGCTGAATAACGACGCGAACGTGGATATCGCATTGCAGGATGCGCAACGTAAGGTGAACGCCATCCTGGCCGATCTGCCGGGAGACGCCAAGCCACCTTCTCTCAATAAGTTTTCGCTGGACGACCTGCCGATCATGACCTTGTCTGCCACTGCAAATATGGACGACAAAAAGTTTTATGATCTGGTAGATAAGAAACTGCAGCCAACCCTTTCCCGTTTGCCGGGCGTTGCCCAGGTATCCCTGATTGGGGGCCAGGAGCGCGAAATCCAGGTGAACGTGGATCCGAAGAAACTGCAGGCATTTAATTTGTCCATTATGCAGGTGCGTCAGCTGATCACCAATGCGAACCTCGACTTCCCCACCGGTAAAGTGAAAACTGCAAATGAGCAGATCCTGATCCGCCTGGCTGGTAAGTACAAGAACGTAGATCAACTGCGTAACCTGGTGCTGAAAACAACAGCAGATGGTACACAGGTGCGTTTGAGTGATGTAGCGGATGTGCAGGATGCCCAGAAAGATGCAGAGCGTATTGCCCGCGTAGATGGTGTGAATGCGATTGCCCTGCAGGTGCAGAAACAAACAGATGCCAACGCCGTTACGGTGAGTGAAGAAATGAAAAAAGCGATTCAGCGTATTGAAACAGATTATGCGGCGGATAAGCTGAAGCTACTGGTGGCGAACGACTCATCCGACTTTACCCTGGAATCTGCAGATTCTGTAATACATGACCTGATACTGGCCGTGGCGCTGGTGGCGGTAGTGATGCTGTTGTTCCTGCATAGTATCCGTAGTGCCATATTCGTAATGATCTCCATTCCGGCTTCTCTGATCGCTACTTTCATTGGTATGAAGGTAATGGGCTTCTCCCTCAACCTGATGTCGTTGCTGGGCTTATCGCTGGTGGTAGGTATCCTCGTGGATGATGCTATTGTGGTGCTGGAAAATATTTACCGTCATATGGAGATGGGAAAGAACAGGGTGCGTGCTGCGTTCGATGGGGTGAAAGAGATCGGGTTTACCGTAACGTCTATCACACTGGTAATTGTAGTGGTGTTCCTGCCTATCTCTTTGACAAATGAACTGGTGTCAAAGATCCTCAGGGAATTCTGTGTGGTGGTAATGATCTCTACGATGCTGAGTTTGTTGTCGTCGTTCATGATTGTACCGTTGTTGTCATCCCGCTTCGGTAAGCTGGAACATATTACCGGTAAGAACCTGTTTGAGAAATTCATCCTCTGGTTCGAAGGGCAGCTGTCTAAATTCACCCGCTGGATGACAGATATCCTGAAATGGGCGTTAGGGCATAAAGCCATTACCCTCGTTGTAGCGATTGGATTACTGTTTGCCTCTTTCATGCTGATTGGTAAAGGTTATATCGGTGGTGAATTTATCCCGAAAGGTGACCGCGGACAGTTCATTGTGATGCTGGAAATGCCAAAGGATGCGTCGGTTGCACAGAGTAACCTTGCTACCCGCACAGCAGAACAATACCTCAACAAGAAACCGGAAATCACGCGTCTGATTACTACGGTAGGACAAACGAGTGAAGATGGTTTTGGTACATCTCAATCAACTGCGTATAAATCAGAGATCACCGTGATGCTGGTAGATCCGGAGAAACGTAAAGACGCATCAGATATATATGCTGCAAAGATTAAGAAAGAGCTGAGAGGAATTTTACCAGGTGTTAAAGTGAAGACAACTGATGTGAGCATACTTGGTACCGCGGAAAGAGCGCCAATTGAGCTGATAGTAATGGGTTCTGAAATGGACAGTGTGATGCGCTTTGCCAAAGTAGCAATGGATACACTGAAAACCATCAGCGGCGCTACAGAAATAAAGCTTTCCGTAGAAGATGGTAACCCCGAGATCAATGTGCAGGTAGATCGTGATAAGATGGCCGCGCTGGGACTTACCCTCGATGCGGTGGGTGGAACTATGCAAACTGCCTTCAGTGGTACTGCTGATGACTCGAAAGTAAAATTCCGTCAGGGGGATTATGAGTACGATATCAACATTCGTTTTGATGATTTCAATCGTAAGAACCTGCAGGATGTTTCCAATATCCAGTTCATCAACGACAAAGGCCAGCTGATCAAATTATCGCAGTTTGCGACGATTACAGAAGGTTCCGGCCCCAGCCATCTCGAAAGAAGGGATAAGAATACTTCGGTATCTGTACAGGCCCAGGTAATGGGTCGCCCATCGGGTACGGTAACGCAGGAGTTTGCAGATAAGCTGACAAAAATGAGCAAACCAACAGGTATCAGCTATGTATTTGGCGGAGATGCCGAAAATCAGGGCGATTCCTTTGGCACGCTGGGTGCGGCATTACTGATCTCTATTGTAATGGTGTACCTGATCATGGTGGCGTTGTACGATAACTACATCTATCCGTTTGTGGTATTGTTCTCTATTCCGCTGGCGATCATTGGAGCATTGCTGGCACTGGCGCTGACAAATAACACGCTGAACATCTTTACCATATTGGGTATCATCATGCTGATTGGCCTGGTGGCAAAGAATGCGATCATCCTGGTCGACTTTACCAACCAGATGAAAGAACAGGGGCAAAGTACTTACATGGCATTGATACACGCTAACAATGCACGTTTGCGTCCCATCCTGATGACAACCATTGCGATGGTGATTGGTATGTTGCCGATTGCATTGGCAACCGGTGGTGTAGGCTCCATTAAGAATGGTATGGCCTGGGTGATCATCGGAGGACTGATCAGCTCCATGTTCCTGACGCTGATTGTAGTACCGGTGGTATATATGATTGTGGATAAGATCATGGCGAAATTTGGTATTGGTAAGCTGTCTGCCAAACGCTACATCAGACAGCGTATGGTGGCTTCTTACGAAGAGATCCCACTCAATGAAGTTCATGTAAATTAAAATACGTTACTAACAGTGTAACAGTTGTAGGTTTAGGTAATAGCCGGAGTATTCTTACTCCGGTTTTTTTGTACCCGAACTTTGATATTAACAAGTCATTCTTTCGTTTTCACATTTTCTGATCGCCGGCGGCGAATTATTTTTGTTCTCAAATTCATCTTATGAGAAATTACTTCCCCATTTTAACCTTCTTATTTGCTCCCGTTCTTCTTCATGCCCAGCAGGTAACAGGAGGCCTTGCCAACCCGGAGAGTGTGGTAGCGTACAGGAATGGTTATTTTGTATCTAACATTGGTCCGAAGCTGGATCCGATGGCGAAGGACGGGGATGGTTCCATTGCCTGGATCACTGATAAAGGCAAGCTGGAAACAACCCATTATTTTGAAGACGTACTCAATGCCCCCAAGGGCCTGGAAGTTATCGGTAATACATTGTATGTAGCAGATATAGATCATCTTAAAGGCTACGACATTGCTACAAAGAAAAAAGTATTTGACCTGAACCTGGAGGGGAAAGCTGGTCTGTTGAATGATCTGACGAAAGTGAGCGACAGCGCGCTGGTAGTATCAGATTCCTTTAAAGGAGATGTATTGCTGGTTAATACCCGTACTGCAGCATATACTTCACTGAAAGGTAATGTGGATGCGGCTAATGGCATTGCCTATGATGCCACTACCGATATGGTATACCTGTGTTCTATGGGTGCGGGGATGGATGGATCCGGCAAATTATTCGGAAAGAAGCTGCATGATGCAGACGCTGCATTCGCTCAGCTGGAGAACTCTCCCACCGGTCTTTTTGACGGGCTCGTGTTACTCGACGGGCACCGCCTGCTGGCATCTGACTGGATTACCGTGAAAGAACCAACAGCAGGCAGGCTGTGGGTATATGATCTCAATAGTCATCAAAGCACCAGTGTGGCCACCGAACGTTCGCCGGCCGATATTGCACTCGGAGCCAACAAGCGCACACTGCTGATCCCGCAGATGCTGGATAACCAGCTGAAGGTACAGCCGTTGAAAACACTGAAGCTATAACCGTTTTATTTACGGGCTAAAAATAACATATGTGACACGGGAAATGGAATTGGTAAAGGTGCTTCATTTTTGCACGGGCGCATCAGTTGCACCTTTCCTTCCAACCTGTTTTTCACGATCCACTCATTTCTCCAGGTGGTGGAAAGATTATCGAGCCTGAATCCGGCCTCTTCCAGCGCCTGTTTCCAGTCGTTATAATTCCAGAAACAAAATGTTTCATGCATTTCACTGAGCCAGTTATCGTGGTAGTCTTTTTTAAATAAAAACTCACAGGCATGTTGCATGCTGAGTTGCGCATAGGTTTTTCCGTTCATATTCACCCATTCATGAGGTAATCTGAATCCTTCCTCATGGCGGAAATCGTGAGCAAATTGTTTGAACAGGGCTTTGGTAGAGAGTTTACCCAGCCAGGTGGCCA
The genomic region above belongs to Chitinophaga sp. 180180018-3 and contains:
- a CDS encoding efflux RND transporter permease subunit produces the protein MKITEVSIKRPTIVVVVFTILTLLGVMSYKTLNYELLPKFSSPIVTISTVYPGASPNEVESTITKKIEDAIASMEKIKKITSKSSESLSVITVELNNDANVDIALQDAQRKVNAILADLPGDAKPPSLNKFSLDDLPIMTLSATANMDDKKFYDLVDKKLQPTLSRLPGVAQVSLIGGQEREIQVNVDPKKLQAFNLSIMQVRQLITNANLDFPTGKVKTANEQILIRLAGKYKNVDQLRNLVLKTTADGTQVRLSDVADVQDAQKDAERIARVDGVNAIALQVQKQTDANAVTVSEEMKKAIQRIETDYAADKLKLLVANDSSDFTLESADSVIHDLILAVALVAVVMLLFLHSIRSAIFVMISIPASLIATFIGMKVMGFSLNLMSLLGLSLVVGILVDDAIVVLENIYRHMEMGKNRVRAAFDGVKEIGFTVTSITLVIVVVFLPISLTNELVSKILREFCVVVMISTMLSLLSSFMIVPLLSSRFGKLEHITGKNLFEKFILWFEGQLSKFTRWMTDILKWALGHKAITLVVAIGLLFASFMLIGKGYIGGEFIPKGDRGQFIVMLEMPKDASVAQSNLATRTAEQYLNKKPEITRLITTVGQTSEDGFGTSQSTAYKSEITVMLVDPEKRKDASDIYAAKIKKELRGILPGVKVKTTDVSILGTAERAPIELIVMGSEMDSVMRFAKVAMDTLKTISGATEIKLSVEDGNPEINVQVDRDKMAALGLTLDAVGGTMQTAFSGTADDSKVKFRQGDYEYDINIRFDDFNRKNLQDVSNIQFINDKGQLIKLSQFATITEGSGPSHLERRDKNTSVSVQAQVMGRPSGTVTQEFADKLTKMSKPTGISYVFGGDAENQGDSFGTLGAALLISIVMVYLIMVALYDNYIYPFVVLFSIPLAIIGALLALALTNNTLNIFTILGIIMLIGLVAKNAIILVDFTNQMKEQGQSTYMALIHANNARLRPILMTTIAMVIGMLPIALATGGVGSIKNGMAWVIIGGLISSMFLTLIVVPVVYMIVDKIMAKFGIGKLSAKRYIRQRMVASYEEIPLNEVHVN